The genomic DNA GAAGGCGGTCATGTTGACGCGATCCTGCTCGACGACCAGATCAAACCAGATGGACCGCCAGATGAACGACAGGCGCATCTCGCCCCAGTGTGCGGGCGGGTCGGGATCGACCTTCATGGGCATGGCGGACAGATTGAGCCCGGCGTAGTCCTGCTTGAGGACTTCGAGGGTCCCGGCCATGACGCCGGTGTGGATCCCTTCCACGGTGGTGCCGCCCTGGGTGTCGTAGATGTCGGATTCCATGGCTTCCATGAACCAGTCCCAAGACACGTTGCTCGGATAGATGTACCGGGCGATGACCGCGTGGACCACTTTGGACAGGGTGGAACCGTGGCTGGTCCGCTTTTCGTAGAAGTCGTAGTTGTCCTTGAGCAGCTTGAGGGGGTCGGGCACGTCGTGGCCGAGCTTGCGCAGTATGCGGGCCACCTCCTCGGGTTCGAGGATGTACCAGGTCATCAGGGTGTCGGCCTGCTTGGCGACCTTGTAGTTATCGGGCGAATCGCCTTCGGCCTTGAGGATGCGGTCCATGCGGTGGATGGAGTAGAACCGCTGGCGGTAGGAATCCCAGTCCAATTCGGGCAGGTCCATGTAGCCGTCGAACTGGCTGATGATGCCGTCCTCGGTGACAATGACGTTGAGCTTGGTGGTCATATCCCGCCACTTGGCCACATCCTCGTCGGACAGGCCGAGACGCGCGGTGATCTGGCTCTTGACCTTGGGCGGCAGGGTATCGAGGACGCCTAGTGCCTTTTCGAGCAGCCAGACGACCATGATGTTGGTGTAGGCATTGTCGCGCAGGCCCGGCTCCGTGGAGCCCGGGAGTTTCTCGTGGAACTCGTCCGGGCCCATGACCCCGTCGATGTGGTATTTGCCGGTCGCTTCGTCAAAGGTGGCGATGGAACCCCAGAAGCGGGCGATGTCGAGCATCAATTCCGCGCCGTATTCACGCAGGAAGGCATGATCCCCGGTCCAGGACACGTAACGCCAGGTATTGACGAAGACCGCTATGGACACGTGCCGCTGGCGGCGGGACAAGTCCGGCCCCCAGTCCTTGGACTCGGGATTGTAATGGACCTCCTGGGTCTCCTCGCTGCCGTCGTCGGCGGTCTGCCAGGGAAACATGGCCCCGGCGTAGCCGTTCTCGCGGGCGTATTCGCGGGCCGCGTCCAGACGGTTGTAGCGATACATGAGCAACGCCCTGGAGATATCCGGGAAATTGGCGTCGAAGAAGGGCAGGATGTAGACCTCGTCCCAGAAGATGTGTCCCCGATAGGCCTCGCCGGACAGGCCCCGGGCGGGCATGCCCGCATCGCGGCCCACGTTGTGCGGGCTGGCCGTGACCAGCAGATGGTAGATATGCAACCGGAGCACCCGCTGGACGAAGCGATCGCCCTTGACCCGGATGTCCGCCTTTTGCCACAGGTTTTTCCAGAATTTCGCATGGGGGCCGTAGACGCCCTTGAAGGTCTTCACGGACTTGAGCCCGTCCAGGCACATCTCGCGCAGGTCGCCGGGCTCACGGTCCAGGGAAGTGCGCACGTAGACGAATTTCTCCAGGCCGTAGCAGTGGTTTTCCCTGACCTGGACGCAGATTTCCTCGGAGACTTGGGAGCGATCCTGGACCACTTCCTTGCGCACCTCGATGGGCTTGGCGTCTTCGAGCATCCTCGTCTTGGCGGTCATGACGATCTGGTAGCGCGAATGGGAGGTCTCCATGTGCAGGTAGATGCCATCCCCGGCTTTGCCGCCGCCCACCCGGTTCAGATGATGTGTGTTCAGGCTGGAATAACGGGCCACGCCCTCGTTGCTGACGTTGCCGTCCAACGACGAGCGGAAGGTCAGTTTGGCCGAGTAGTTGAGCGGGGTGAAATCGAATTGCATGGCCAACAGATGCGGGTCGGCCATGGAGGCCACGCGCCGGGAAGAGATGCGGGTGATGCGGCCCACCTGATCGCGGACCACCAAATGGCGTTCCATGACCGCTTCACGCATATTCAGGCGATGGGAGTAGCTGAGAATCTCCATGGACAGGGGCGAAACGAACTCGCCGTTGCCGATCTTGAAGGCCACGGGCAGCCAGTTGGGGCAGTTGACCAGGTCGTTGTTCCAGATTTCGCGCCCCTCCACGTCGCTGGGGGTCTTGTTGAAGATGCCGGAGATGTAGGTGCCCGGGTAGAAGTAATAGGACGAGCACTCGCACTCGTAGGCCCCGCGCGAGCCAAGGTAGCCGTTGCCCACGCAGGTCAGGGTCTCGCGCAGCTTCTCGTCGCCCGGCTCGAAGCCGTGGTAGGTCAGGTACCATTCGTCCGTGGCCATGCCGGACTCGAACCACTCCATGAGGTCGGACACGGTGATCTCGCCCAGGTCGGACACGACCATGTCGGCCCCGAACCGCTTGAGCATCTCGCCGCCGATGTTCCGGGCCACACCCAGGGTCAGACCGAAATTGCCCGCGCAGCCTGCCTGGACGCCGGACAGGGCGTCTTCGACCACGGCGCACTCGCCGGGCTCAAGCCCCATTTTTCGGACGGCGGCGACGAAGATATCCGGCTCGGGCTTGCCCTTGAGGTCGAGTTCGGCCGAGACCACGCCATCCACGTGCGCGTCGAACAGGGTGGTCAACCCGGCCAGTTCGAGGACAAGCATGCCGTTGCGGCTGGAGGTGGCCAACGCCACGAGCACGCCGTTGCGCTTGAGTTCCTTGACCAGGGCCACGGAGGTGTCGAAGACCTCGGGCCCCTGCTCTTTGAGGATCTCCTGGAACAGCGCGTTCTTCTTGTTGCCGATGGCGCAGACCGTGTCGAAGCCCGGCGGGTCGTCCGGATCGCCGGGGGCCAGCCGAATGTTGCGGGACTTGAGAAAACTGAGCACACCCTCGAAGCGAGGCTTGCCGTCCACGTAATTCTGGTAGTCGCTCGTGCGGTCAAAGGGCTCGAACGGAGTGCCGGTTTCCTCGGCCTGGTGCTTGAGGAACTCGTTGAAAGATGCTTCCCAGGCCTGAGCATGTACCCTTGCGGTCCGAGTGATGACGCCGTCCAGGTCGAAGACCACGCCCTTGAGTGTGATTGCTGCCACGGATCACTCCTTTGAATGGTTGATTCTCCGGTGTCCGGGTCACAGGGTACCCAGAATCGTCACCAGCATGTCCGGCTCGGGCACGATCAGCGCCGCGTCGGTCAGGCGGGTTACCCGCGCTTCCAACTCCTTGTCTTCAGTTACAAAAATAGTTTTTGTATCGGGTGAAAAATCAAGCGCCGCCTCCAGCATGGGCACATCCGAGCCGGTGTCGCCGCAAATGAGATTCGCCCCGTGGGCCATGCCCAGGCCCAGCTCGCCGTCGAGGAACCGGACACCGTCGCCCTTGTCGAAATCCTTGAGTCCCTCGCCTTCGGTCTCCACCGTAAGGATGATCTCCACGTCCAGGCCGGTATCCTCGATGCGGAAGTTCTCCTCCGACGGGTCCAGTTCGGCCACCAGGGTCTCTAACGTGGTCAGAAAGGCCTTGGACTCGGCCGGGTCGATAGATCCGCCGATGTCCTGCCGGGCCACGGTGGACTGACCGAACTTCTCCTGCAACCCCGAGCCGATCAGGGTGAACTTCTCATACTCGGGCCGTCTGGTCAGTTCGGTCAGGCGGGCGTTGAGCGCATCCATGGCCGCCTGCTTTTCCGGAGTGATGGCCAACCGCCGAACCCGGCCGTCGCGGCCCAGGCACTCGCGCCCCTTGGAGGCCGCGTAAAAGAACTCGCCTTCCGGGTTGACCGAGATCCGGACCAGTCCCTCCAGGGGGGCGGAGGTCAGGATGACCGGCCTGGCCACGCGGGTCCGTGCGAAACGGGTCAGGAATACCGCGTTGTACACGGATTGGATGGAGGTCAGGTAGCGGGCGCAATAGTTGTTGACCGTGCCGTCCCGGTCCGTGACCAGGCAGCCCAGTTCCGCGCCGTGAAGCAACTCGCGCCCCCGGGCCACGTGTTCGTCGAAGCCGGGATGGAAATCGGCGAGCATATCCAGGAAGGCATCTTCACCCTCCTCAAGGAAAAAGATATCCTTGCGCGTCTCGTCGATCTCGTAGCCCATGTCCAGAGCAATGCTCCGGCCACCGCCGAGGGCGAGGCGCTTGCCGCCGTCCACATCGGGGACTTCCTCCAGCGAAGCCAGAAGGTTGGAGAGTGAAACCGGGATGTCCCCGTCAACAGTTTCGCCGTCGAGCAACGCAGCCGCAGCCCGCCGCCGGATCGCGACGGAAGCGGCCATGAGCGCGTAGAAATCCTTTAGCGTCCTCAGTTCGACGTGATCAATCCCGGCCATTTCCCCTCCTTATGAGTACTCGAAGCGTACGGTGTAGTTGACCGCCTTTCCCTCCGTGCCGGCGGAAGGCGCGACGTTCTTCAGATCGAATTCGATGGTGCCCGCGTCCGTGGGCACGTAAGGTGTGTCCGCGTTCAGGATGGTCCATTGTCCGGCCAGGGATTCCCGGAGCTTGATGTCCCGGGACTCGGCCGAGCCGTTGCGCACGGTGATTCTCCAGCTTATCTCGGCGGCGTTCTTGCCGATGCGCTTGAAGCTGGTCTGCGTGCGCTCCACATTGACGTCGAAGGATCGGCCGATGACCAACCGGACCTCCTCGCCCTCGGCCGCGTGGCCGATGCGCGCCTCGCCCGCCAGGAGCTTGGTTCCGCTCGCCATCGGCATATACACCCGGACCACGCCCGCAGGCATCGGCTTGCCCAGGTTGTTCGCCGCTGTGTTGGTCAGGATCAAAGCCGATTCCACGCTCTGATTGATCTTGCCTGCGCGTTGGTTGGGTCCGCTGCGAAAAAGGCTGGACAGCTCGGTCCGCACCGGGATGTTCGCGGCCGAGAACAGCCCGACCTGCTTGGACCCGGACGCCGGGATGGACACATACCGGCCCGGATCATAGACGTGGTACTGAGAAAAGGATTCCTCGGCGGCCATGGCGGGAGCCGGAGCAGTATCCATGACCATGGCCTCGGCCATCACGGCATTCCCCCGGGCTAACATCTTGGGCGCGGCCGCCCGCTGCACGTCCCCGGCGACCAGGCGCAGGTCCGCGCCGGGGAAGGCGTGGTCGGAATTGTTGGTTACCGTGGCCCAGGCGTCCAGATCGCAGGTCTCACCGGCCTGGCCGACGGTCAGGTTGTAGTCCGCGCGCCACCCCAGGCCGTCCATAAGGTAGCTCAGGGCCACGTTCTTGCGCCCGGCCACGGAGCTTCTCGTGGTCAGGGTCAGGGTCGGCTCGGCGTCGAATCCCTTGGGCATCTCGGGCAGAAGCAAGGCCTCGTAGGAGCCCACGTAGACTTCCTTGCCCATGGCGAAAATGGGCCGGTCCGCGTTGGCCAACAGCTTGGCCTTGCGCAGGATGCGCGCGTTGGCGTCCGCCGGGTCGGGCAGGATCACGGACAGCTCCTTGCCGATGTAGGCGTTCAGCAAATTGGCGGCGGTGATGGGCCGGTAGGCGTATTGGACGTCCTCCACGGTCATGTCCGGGGCCGTGGCCCGGATGGAGGACGGGTCCAGGGTGGACGGGATATCGGTGAAGACCACGGCGGCGGCCCCCTCGGGCAACGTCACCACGCGGGATTCCGTCACTTGGGCCCGACCGGAATTATACACGGCCAACACCGAACCAGCGGCCTGTGCCGGACCGGCCAGGGGAAAGAGGAGAAAGAGTGCGAGTGCGAGCAGCGGAGCGTTGGAAAAGCTTGGCCGATTCATCGGTCCTCCGAGGTTGATTTGAGATTGTGCAGGGACAACGTGCCAATGCCTAGTCTGTAAGATACACGGCCCTGGCCGTTTTTGCAAAAATATAACAAAGAATATCATTCCGGCCATGGCCGAACGCAATCGGCCCCCAGCCCGGCCCACGAGCCCGGATCCCGGCCCACGGAGACCGGCCTGCACTGCCGCCTCCGCGCATTTGCCGTCTCGCGTTCGCCGTCAATCTCTGCTACGTTGAAGCCGCATGAAAATTCTCATTATCGATGATGCCCCGAACTCTGCGGACCAGTTGACCGAAATGCTGCTGGGCGCAGGCTACACCGATGTATCGGACGTGGACTCCCTGGACCGCGCCCTGCGCTTCATGCAGCGCAGCCTGGCCAGGGAAACGCCCGTGGACCTCGTGCTCATTGCGCTCGAAAACCAGGACATCGACGGCATCGCCGCCATCCTGACGCTCAAGTCCCACCGCGAGTTCGAGGACATCCCGATCATCGCCATCGCCGCCGAGGATAATTCGGACGAACTGGACCGAGCCTTCGCAGCCGGGGCCTCGGACTACATCGTCAAGCCCGTGGGGCGCACGGAACTGCGCGCCCGGGTGCGCTCCGCCCTGCAATTGCGCCGCGAGATGATCAAGCGCATGCTCCGGGAACACGAACTGGAACGGCTGGCCCGCAAGCTCGAACGCATGTCCAACCAGGACGGGCTGACCGGCCTGGCCAACCGCCGCTGTTTCGACGACACCCTCATCCGCGAATGGGTACGCAACGGCCGCGAGGACAATTCCCTGGGGTTGCTGATGATCGACATCGACCATTTCAAGGCCTACAACGACGCGCTCGGCCATGTGGACGGCGACATCTGCCTGCGCAGCGTGGCCCGGGCCATCCGAGCCGCCACCAACCGGCCCGGCGACCTCGTCGCCCGTTACGGCGGCGAGGAGTTCGCCATCATCCTGCCCAACACCGAGTTCGACGGCGCGCGCGTAGTGGCCGAGAACATCCACGCCAACCTGGCCAAATCGTGCATCCGCCACCCCGATTCCCGGGTATCCTGTACCGTCACCGTATCCATCGGCGTGGCCGCCGCCGTGCCCACCTGCGACACCACCCCCGAGCACCTCATTCAGGCCGCCGACCGCGCCCTCTACCAGGCCAAACAATCCGGGCGCAACCGGACCGAGTCCATCTGCCTTCCCGACCCCGATCAACTGCGCCAATAATTCCGCCCCCCTCTTCAGCTCTGGAGCGACTCGGGTGCCCCCGGCACCCGACAGCGCCTCTCCGGCCCCGTCACCAAAGCACAAAGCTCACCCCTCCCCCTCTCCAAATCTGGAGTGACTCGGGTGCCTTCAGCACCCGACAGCGCCTCTCGTCCCCGCACGAAGTCCGGCTTTCGAGAGTGGGTCAGCCGTGCATTTTCTTCCGGGTGGCTTTCACCGCAGCGTAGCCGTCTACGTGAGGATGAAAGCCGCCCGGAAAAAATGTGCGGATGGCCCGCTCTCGAAAGCCGCGCCCCAGAATACAAGCAGAGGGCCATGGCTCCGGGGGGAAGCGCATGGCCCTCAACAGGGATGAGGACGGCCGCCCGCAAGGTTCAGGCGGCCGCAAGGAACTATGAAGACGGGAAAACTAGCGAAGGAAATGAATGGACAGGTAGCTGCCGCAGCAGGGGCAAACCTTGACCGGAGTGGCCTTGCCCAGATCGTCACGGATAACCGCTTCCCAGGGAATGAAGCCGTCAAGCGTATATTGAACCATCAACCTGTGACCACACTTGCAAAACCGTTCTTGCATGACTCTCTCCTTGCCGTGTATAGCGCCGAGGCGCGTGTGTCGTAATCGTTGACTGAACGTGATTCTTTAATAAACAGTCTCCAGGCTTTTTGTCAACTAATATTTTACAAATTGTTGTTTTTTCGCAGACAACATGCACAAACAAAGAATCATATGTCATTCCAAGCAAATACAAAAAATCCCCCGCAACGTGCACCGTTGCGGGGGATTGATGGGCGAGTTTCAACGAGAGCTAGCGGTATTCCCGGGACGCCCACAGGACCTGGCCGATGACGCGCACGTTGTCGAGCTCGTCGCCGGACAGGTGGACTGGAGAATAATCCACATTGTCGCTACGCAAAACCAGGGTGCCGGGGAGGCGCTCCACACGCTTGACCATGACCGTGTCCTCCACGCCCACGGCATAAATGCCGCCAGACAGGACGTCGGTACGCGACTGGTCGATGAGGACCATGTCCCCTTCCTTGATCTCCGGCTCCATGGAGTTGCCGATGACCTCCATGAGGACCATGTTGGCGGGGTTGCCCCGGTGAGTCAGCCAGTCCGAGCGGAAGGAATAGTATCCCTCAACCTGGCCTTCGGTCTCAAACGAGCCGCCGCCCGCGCAGAGGCGGGCGCGCACCTTGGGGATCTCCTCGTAGCACGCCCCGTCCTCGGCGGCGGCGGCCAAGGCCGCCTCGGGCCGGGGAAAGCCCTTGCCCTGTTCCAGCCACAGCGGGTTCAACCCGAACCGGGCCGACAGGTCCAGAATCCAACGCGCGGGCACCGAGCCCTTGCGCTTGGCCAGGGACACCGCCGCCCGGCCCACATCCAGTTCGCGAGCCAGTTGGGACTGGTTCTTGATCTCCGTCTCGGAACAGAGCCTCTTGAAAAACGCTTCAAATCCGTTGCTCATCGTTGCGCCTTGGTTAATGAATGTTGCTGAACAATTGTTTATTATCGATTAACGACACTGTCAAGCAACGAACCCATTTTTGTCGTCTTTCAGACGCCGCGCGCAAAAAAACCGGAGCCGACGCGTGGTCGATTCCACGCGCGAATCCGGATTTTCGCGGCAACGGTGAGGATGGTCGTTCACCGGCAGCCCGGGGAGCCTTCTTCCCTAGATGAGATCCTTGTAATCCTTGGCCGCAGCCGCCACGGACTTGAGGTTGAAGTTCAGCTCCAGCCGTTCCACGCTGGCCTCTTCGAGAACCACCTCCACGGCCTGCCCCAGGTAGAAGGACCGTCCGGTGCGCTCGCCCACAAGCATTTCACGCTGAGGCCAATAGGTGTAATAATCGTCGTCCATGGTGGACAGCCGGATCAGCCCCTCGGCCATAACTTCCTTGAGTTCCACGAAAAAGCCGAAGTCGGTGATGTGCGAAATGACCGCGTCAAAGGTTTCACCCACCTTGTCGCGCATGAACAGCACGGTCACCCGCTTGAGGATCTCGCGTTCGGCGTCCATGGCCACCCGTTCGCGGCTGGACAGGTGGTTGGCCACGTTGAGCAGCTTCTTGCGGCCCGGCACGGGCGCGGGCACGCCCTCTCCCTCGTGCAGGGCGGCCTTGACCAGCCGGTGAAGCACCAGGTCGGCATAGCGCCGGATGGGCGAGGTGAAGTGGGCGTATTCCTCGCTGGCCAGACCAAAGTGCCCCTCGTTGTCCGGCGAATACTTGGCCTGCTTCATGGAGCGCAGGAGCATGCGGTTGACGATGTATTCCTTGTCCGTCCCCGCCATGGAGGCCACCAGCATCTGGAGCTTCTTGGGAGTGATCTCCTTGGGCATGACCACGGACTTGTCCGTGCGCGACAACAGCCGGAACAGATTTTTGAGCTTTTCCTCGTCCGCCGGGGGATGGATGCGGAACAGGCAGGGCAACCCGCGTTCGACCAGGAAATGGGCCACGGCCTCGTTGGCCGCGATCATGAATTCCTCGATGAGCTGATGGGCGAAGTTGCGCTTCCGGGGACGGATGTCCGAGGTCTCGCCGTGCACGTCGAAGAATATCTCCGGCTCGGGCAGGTCGAAGTCCAGGGACCCGCGCTGGGCGCGCAACACGTTGATCTTGCGGGCTAGTTCCTCGGCCAGCTCCAGCATGGCGATCAACTCGGGCGACATCCCCGCGCGCGCCTCGGCCCGCTTCTCCATGACCGCCTCGAAGACCTGGGTATAGGTCAGCCGGGCGTGGCTGCGGATGACTGCGGGAAAGACCTGGGTCTGCCGGGTGCGCCCTTCCTGGTCGGTGTCCATGCAGACCACCATGGTCAGGCGCGGCACGTCCGGGTTGAGCGAGCACAATCCGTTGGACAGTTTTTCCGGGAACATGGGTTCCACGGACCTCGGGAAATAATAGGAATTACCGCGTTCAAAGGCCTCGCGGTCCAGGGGCGACCCCTCGGGCACGTAGTGGGAAACGTCGGCAATGGCCACCCACAAGCGGTAGCCACCCTTGCGCCGCTCTACCAGCACGGCGTCGTCGAAATCGCGTGCCGTAGCCCCGTCGATGGTCACGAACTGCTTGTCGGACAGGTTGCGGCGGCCCTTGAAATCCTTGCCGGACGGCTCCGGCGGCAGGGTCTCGGCCTGGTTCACGGACCCGGACGGGAACCGGGTACGGATGTTGTGGTTGGACTTGACCAGCGCCTCCTGCACGGCGATGTCGGCCTCCTCGCCAAGCGACTTGGTGATCTCCCCTTCCCACATGGCCGGGTCGATGCGCTCGCCGGGCGCGCACAGGGCGATCTCGCCCGGCTTGACCTTGATCGAGGGGTCCTTGAGAGTGGCGATGATCCCGAAACCGAGCCTCGGGTCGGACGGACGGCAGAGCCATTCGCCGCCGGTCATCCGCTTGACCACCTTGACCGGCAGGACCTTGCGGCCGCGCTCCAGGATGCGCACGATGCGCCCTTCGGCATTGCGTCCCGCCTTGGGTTCGCCCACCACCGAGACGACCACGCGGTCGCCGTGCCAGGCTTCGTTCAGGTCCCGCTGATTGACGAAGACGTCCTTGCGCCGGGAGTCCTCGGGCACCACGAAGCCGTACCCCTGGCGCTGGATCTCCAGCCGCCCGGTGATGCAGTGCATGGACTCGGCCAGGCCGTAGCCGCGCCGGATGCGCACCAGCTTGCCCTTCTGGACCAGGTCGCGGAGCAGGTCCTTGACCACGGCCTTGTCCTTTTTCTTGAGCTTGAGCTGGCGGATGACCTCGGCCCGGGACATGGGCCGCTTCATCTCCTTGAACAATTTGAGCAGCGCGGCCGCCGACAGGGGCGGTGCGGAAGGTCCGGGACCGTTGCGTTTTTTTCTAGTCATGGTCGTCTCCCTTGGCGAACGCGTCCGCCTCGTGCCGCATGAGGTAATCCGCCGCGAGCTCGGCGCGGTCCGCGCGGCGCAGCCGGAAGGACTCGTAACGTCGGTCCCACCAGGTTGAAAAAGTCGAGCGTTTGCCCAAAGTGGACGGCCCGAACGTCAGAGTCAGATCAAACTGCCAGAACAGGT from Desulfovibrio sp. Huiquan2017 includes the following:
- the rnr gene encoding ribonuclease R, with the protein product MTRKKRNGPGPSAPPLSAAALLKLFKEMKRPMSRAEVIRQLKLKKKDKAVVKDLLRDLVQKGKLVRIRRGYGLAESMHCITGRLEIQRQGYGFVVPEDSRRKDVFVNQRDLNEAWHGDRVVVSVVGEPKAGRNAEGRIVRILERGRKVLPVKVVKRMTGGEWLCRPSDPRLGFGIIATLKDPSIKVKPGEIALCAPGERIDPAMWEGEITKSLGEEADIAVQEALVKSNHNIRTRFPSGSVNQAETLPPEPSGKDFKGRRNLSDKQFVTIDGATARDFDDAVLVERRKGGYRLWVAIADVSHYVPEGSPLDREAFERGNSYYFPRSVEPMFPEKLSNGLCSLNPDVPRLTMVVCMDTDQEGRTRQTQVFPAVIRSHARLTYTQVFEAVMEKRAEARAGMSPELIAMLELAEELARKINVLRAQRGSLDFDLPEPEIFFDVHGETSDIRPRKRNFAHQLIEEFMIAANEAVAHFLVERGLPCLFRIHPPADEEKLKNLFRLLSRTDKSVVMPKEITPKKLQMLVASMAGTDKEYIVNRMLLRSMKQAKYSPDNEGHFGLASEEYAHFTSPIRRYADLVLHRLVKAALHEGEGVPAPVPGRKKLLNVANHLSSRERVAMDAEREILKRVTVLFMRDKVGETFDAVISHITDFGFFVELKEVMAEGLIRLSTMDDDYYTYWPQREMLVGERTGRSFYLGQAVEVVLEEASVERLELNFNLKSVAAAAKDYKDLI
- a CDS encoding HAD-IA family hydrolase — encoded protein: MAAITLKGVVFDLDGVITRTARVHAQAWEASFNEFLKHQAEETGTPFEPFDRTSDYQNYVDGKPRFEGVLSFLKSRNIRLAPGDPDDPPGFDTVCAIGNKKNALFQEILKEQGPEVFDTSVALVKELKRNGVLVALATSSRNGMLVLELAGLTTLFDAHVDGVVSAELDLKGKPEPDIFVAAVRKMGLEPGECAVVEDALSGVQAGCAGNFGLTLGVARNIGGEMLKRFGADMVVSDLGEITVSDLMEWFESGMATDEWYLTYHGFEPGDEKLRETLTCVGNGYLGSRGAYECECSSYYFYPGTYISGIFNKTPSDVEGREIWNNDLVNCPNWLPVAFKIGNGEFVSPLSMEILSYSHRLNMREAVMERHLVVRDQVGRITRISSRRVASMADPHLLAMQFDFTPLNYSAKLTFRSSLDGNVSNEGVARYSSLNTHHLNRVGGGKAGDGIYLHMETSHSRYQIVMTAKTRMLEDAKPIEVRKEVVQDRSQVSEEICVQVRENHCYGLEKFVYVRTSLDREPGDLREMCLDGLKSVKTFKGVYGPHAKFWKNLWQKADIRVKGDRFVQRVLRLHIYHLLVTASPHNVGRDAGMPARGLSGEAYRGHIFWDEVYILPFFDANFPDISRALLMYRYNRLDAAREYARENGYAGAMFPWQTADDGSEETQEVHYNPESKDWGPDLSRRQRHVSIAVFVNTWRYVSWTGDHAFLREYGAELMLDIARFWGSIATFDEATGKYHIDGVMGPDEFHEKLPGSTEPGLRDNAYTNIMVVWLLEKALGVLDTLPPKVKSQITARLGLSDEDVAKWRDMTTKLNVIVTEDGIISQFDGYMDLPELDWDSYRQRFYSIHRMDRILKAEGDSPDNYKVAKQADTLMTWYILEPEEVARILRKLGHDVPDPLKLLKDNYDFYEKRTSHGSTLSKVVHAVIARYIYPSNVSWDWFMEAMESDIYDTQGGTTVEGIHTGVMAGTLEVLKQDYAGLNLSAMPMKVDPDPPAHWGEMRLSFIWRSIWFDLVVEQDRVNMTAFHQGDKIVPVEIFGQSFELKPGKTIEARRPKQR
- a CDS encoding diguanylate cyclase — protein: MKILIIDDAPNSADQLTEMLLGAGYTDVSDVDSLDRALRFMQRSLARETPVDLVLIALENQDIDGIAAILTLKSHREFEDIPIIAIAAEDNSDELDRAFAAGASDYIVKPVGRTELRARVRSALQLRREMIKRMLREHELERLARKLERMSNQDGLTGLANRRCFDDTLIREWVRNGREDNSLGLLMIDIDHFKAYNDALGHVDGDICLRSVARAIRAATNRPGDLVARYGGEEFAIILPNTEFDGARVVAENIHANLAKSCIRHPDSRVSCTVTVSIGVAAAVPTCDTTPEHLIQAADRALYQAKQSGRNRTESICLPDPDQLRQ
- a CDS encoding helix-turn-helix transcriptional regulator, which encodes MSNGFEAFFKRLCSETEIKNQSQLARELDVGRAAVSLAKRKGSVPARWILDLSARFGLNPLWLEQGKGFPRPEAALAAAAEDGACYEEIPKVRARLCAGGGSFETEGQVEGYYSFRSDWLTHRGNPANMVLMEVIGNSMEPEIKEGDMVLIDQSRTDVLSGGIYAVGVEDTVMVKRVERLPGTLVLRSDNVDYSPVHLSGDELDNVRVIGQVLWASREYR
- a CDS encoding DUF4139 domain-containing protein; this encodes MNRPSFSNAPLLALALFLLFPLAGPAQAAGSVLAVYNSGRAQVTESRVVTLPEGAAAVVFTDIPSTLDPSSIRATAPDMTVEDVQYAYRPITAANLLNAYIGKELSVILPDPADANARILRKAKLLANADRPIFAMGKEVYVGSYEALLLPEMPKGFDAEPTLTLTTRSSVAGRKNVALSYLMDGLGWRADYNLTVGQAGETCDLDAWATVTNNSDHAFPGADLRLVAGDVQRAAAPKMLARGNAVMAEAMVMDTAPAPAMAAEESFSQYHVYDPGRYVSIPASGSKQVGLFSAANIPVRTELSSLFRSGPNQRAGKINQSVESALILTNTAANNLGKPMPAGVVRVYMPMASGTKLLAGEARIGHAAEGEEVRLVIGRSFDVNVERTQTSFKRIGKNAAEISWRITVRNGSAESRDIKLRESLAGQWTILNADTPYVPTDAGTIEFDLKNVAPSAGTEGKAVNYTVRFEYS
- a CDS encoding trehalose 6-phosphate synthase, which translates into the protein MAGIDHVELRTLKDFYALMAASVAIRRRAAAALLDGETVDGDIPVSLSNLLASLEEVPDVDGGKRLALGGGRSIALDMGYEIDETRKDIFFLEEGEDAFLDMLADFHPGFDEHVARGRELLHGAELGCLVTDRDGTVNNYCARYLTSIQSVYNAVFLTRFARTRVARPVILTSAPLEGLVRISVNPEGEFFYAASKGRECLGRDGRVRRLAITPEKQAAMDALNARLTELTRRPEYEKFTLIGSGLQEKFGQSTVARQDIGGSIDPAESKAFLTTLETLVAELDPSEENFRIEDTGLDVEIILTVETEGEGLKDFDKGDGVRFLDGELGLGMAHGANLICGDTGSDVPMLEAALDFSPDTKTIFVTEDKELEARVTRLTDAALIVPEPDMLVTILGTL